The Deltaproteobacteria bacterium genome contains the following window.
AACCCGGCGATAAATATAGAAGTGTATAAAATGGGCAAACTTGTATCCAGACCGTGGCTGTTCTACAATTATGCCGACCTCTTCGCAGCCATGCCTGATTCTGATTATGAGCTTGTATTTAGTGGCTATAAGGGTATATTATATACAGGTCTGTCCATCAATAAAGATCCGGGGACAAATGTTGTGTGGATTGGGTCTGCATTGATGGTAGTCGGCTTTTTTATGGCCTTTTTTATCTTCCATCAAAGGATATGGGTCAATATAAGAAAAGGCAGTCTGGAAACAGAGGTGCACATCGGCGGGATGATAAATAAAAATAAGTTTGTTTTTGAGAGGGAGTTGTCGGAAATAGTTGACGAGATTAAATCCGGCAGTTCCGGAGGGATAAAGCAATGAAAGTTATAATGAGTCTTTTATTTTTTGACATGGCATACTATTTTTATCTGGCCACAATGATTTTATATTTCGGTTACTGGATATTCAGGAAAGAATGGCTTGGCCAGGCCGCAACTGTTCTGGCAATTATCTCCACATTTGCAATCTCAATGATGCTGATATTCAGGACTAAGGAATCCGGTCATGCCCCATTTTCAAATCTCTACGAATCAATGGCCTTTTTTGTATGGATAACATCCATCGCCTATCTTGTCATGGAGTTTAAATACAGGATAAAGGTCGTGGGCGCATTTGTAATGTCTATTGCATTTATAGCAATGATTGCCACATCTCAGCTGCCATATCGTTTTCAGGATATCCAACCGCTCAATCCGGCGCTTCAGAGCATCTGGTTTGAACTGCATGTGTTCGCGGCATTTATAGGATACGCCGGTTTTGGTCTGGCATTTGGCATGGCCTTAATGTATTTAATAAAGGCAAGGTTTGAGGAAAGGAAGTCATCTCATTTTTTGATAGACAGGTTCCCAGCGTCTGCAATCCTGGATGAACTCAGCTACAAGTCAATAGCGTGGGGTTTTATATTTTTTACGCTCGGAGCGCTTATACTCGGCGCTGTTTGGGCAAATAAGGCATGGGGGACTTACTGGAGTTGGGATCCCAAAGAGACATGGAGCCTTATTACATGGTTTGTCTACGCAGCCTACCTCCATGCGCGTATTACAAGGGGTTGGAGAGGGAAAAAGGCTGCCTATGTTGCCGTCTTTGGGTTTTTATCAACCATATTCCTTTATTGGGGCGTAAGTTTTGTCTTGCCCGGTCTGCATGCTTATGCATCGCAATAAAAGAGGTTTCTTTCTATGAACACTCCATCAACTGAGAACAAGGGTTTATCCAGCAAGACGGCAATTGCCGTTGTTGTAGCGATAATTGTATCTGTGGTATTATTAATAATAACAGGGCAGAGGCATAAGTTTGAGCCTGTTTTGGAAGGGAAGACTGCCCCTGATTTTACCCTGCCCCAGATAGGTTCACTCGGCGGCAAAATGGTCAAACTTTCTGACTACAAGGGCAAGGTGGTTTTTGTGAACTTCTGGGCAACATGGTGCAAACCGTGCGAAGAAGAGATGCCGTCTATGCAGGTGATGTACGTGGCGCTTAAAAAGCAGTATCCGAATTTTGAAATCTTGGCTGTAAGCATTGATAAAGGGGCCCCTGATATAGTAGAGTCCTTTGCAAAGAAATATGAGGTTACATTTCCCATACTACATGATAGAA
Protein-coding sequences here:
- a CDS encoding TlpA disulfide reductase family protein — protein: MNTPSTENKGLSSKTAIAVVVAIIVSVVLLIITGQRHKFEPVLEGKTAPDFTLPQIGSLGGKMVKLSDYKGKVVFVNFWATWCKPCEEEMPSMQVMYVALKKQYPNFEILAVSIDKGAPDIVESFAKKYEVTFPILHDRNGKIKEIYKTTGVPETFIIDQNGIIAEKVWGPRDWSKQDSIRTIVELLTNGPRAADKYKQKKAEY
- the ccsB gene encoding c-type cytochrome biogenesis protein CcsB; its protein translation is MKVIMSLLFFDMAYYFYLATMILYFGYWIFRKEWLGQAATVLAIISTFAISMMLIFRTKESGHAPFSNLYESMAFFVWITSIAYLVMEFKYRIKVVGAFVMSIAFIAMIATSQLPYRFQDIQPLNPALQSIWFELHVFAAFIGYAGFGLAFGMALMYLIKARFEERKSSHFLIDRFPASAILDELSYKSIAWGFIFFTLGALILGAVWANKAWGTYWSWDPKETWSLITWFVYAAYLHARITRGWRGKKAAYVAVFGFLSTIFLYWGVSFVLPGLHAYASQ